One window of Paenibacillus sp. FSL K6-3182 genomic DNA carries:
- a CDS encoding LuxR C-terminal-related transcriptional regulator — protein MKKPSYEAIFNNNYDIENEDVNDFLIRRLNSVMQSFATRYRLTQRESEILILSVVYGFTNREISEKCVISEKTVKNHLSNLMNKIGARSMRKLFSLLLFHALSS, from the coding sequence GTGAAGAAACCGTCATATGAAGCGATATTTAATAATAATTACGATATAGAAAATGAAGATGTTAACGATTTTCTAATTCGAAGATTGAATTCTGTAATGCAAAGTTTTGCAACTCGTTATCGGCTGACACAGCGTGAATCAGAAATTCTCATCCTTTCCGTTGTGTATGGATTTACTAATCGCGAGATCTCCGAAAAATGCGTGATCAGTGAAAAGACGGTCAAAAATCATCTATCAAATCTAATGAACAAAATTGGCGCTCGATCCATGCGAAAACTATTTTCACTGCTGCTCTTCCATGCCTTATCCTCTTAA